The genomic segment CTTCTGAAACCACGCgataaaagacatttaaagtgTCTACCAACAATCTTCCACAAAGATTCCAATTAAATTACATTGCATTCtctaaataaaaagcagaggcaTTATCCACCCATCCCTCAAAAACAGCTTATCAGATAAGCATTAATTTGGCCTTCATGCAGTTCTCCCCTCTAAAGCCTCATTTCATTGAGTGTTATGCTAAGTGCCTTTTACAATTCGAAACAAGAATCTATTTCAATAAAGGAATTAAAGCAACATGTGAACTCCACGATGCATCCAACAGTTTTCAGGAACTCCCGGGAGCCCAAAGATGTGTAAAAGGTATACCACAAAGCCACGTTGCCAACTGCTCATCGGCCACCCCAGAAGTTTTCTGACTGTTCCTTTTGCCTCCCTTCTGAGTTCCTGATTTCAGTCCCGTGCTTTCCGGGGAAGGCTCCTCAAGAGGACTTTTACAATACGGGTGATCTAGTAACTTTGCACTAAAAATGTCCAGGTTTAAGGAGCCCTCCACTTCCATTTGGCTAGAGTTGTCCTCATTTTGTGCCAGCTCCATGGATGAAGGTCCATTTGCAAAATTGTCACTGACATCAGAATCCTGCAAGGAGGATTGTAGCGGCATCATTCCGTCTACACCCATAAGCTCACTCGGTTCCGCATCGTCTTGACCCGAAACagccatttcctttcctgtcacAGAGATCGAAGTGTCAGAGGAACGATCCTCTGCCAGAGCCTCGGCAGCCTCCACACCGGGCAAGGTCCCTGCCTCCGGGGAGGCTCCAGCACGCAGTTCGGGCAGCACAGCGCCAGCAGCGCCATCCTGCCCTCCGGATCCCGGCTCCTCAGAACCCAGCTCGGCACACGGCAACGCATCCTGCGCATGGCAGGTCTCAGATGCACGTACTTCCTTCTCCTCGCCTGCAGATTTGGGTGTATTATTGTTCATATCTGATAAGCTGTACCGGTTCCAAAGACGGTCACTTTTCGATTTCCAGTAGGAAAACCAATTACACAATCCACCTTCGAAATCCCGCTGGAACGTCTCTCGATGGTCCCTTGTAACTTTCTCCACCCACCTTGGCTTGATTTTTCTCAGTTTGCAGGTTTTGCCTCTTGCTCGAAGTTCTGGGGATTTTCTAATTCTATACCGAAATTTAACCATAGAAAGTTTCTTATGCATCATAAATAAAGATCTCTTTTTTACAGTATTATGGCTAAATTTGGACCTCTTTCTAGTTGTCAAGGGGCCACAAGTTCCATTCCACTCCTTTTGCaacagcatttccttttatAGTTGTTGAAAACTACCAGGACTGTGTTGCCCACACCATTATTGCTTTCTTCCACACTATATACAGAGCCACCTTTCTTTACAGGTAATTCAGCACCATGCTGTGTACCACATGAGACATAATGGATATTGCCAGAGATGCTATTAAGAGTAGCGCCAGTTTCTAATTCTTTGTTCAAGGATTCTTCACTCTGAAAGGATTCATTGTTGAGTTTTCTTACTGCTTCTCCAGACGGGCTTTCAGCTCTCTGATAGGGACAGGATCTTTCTGCCCTCAGTATTTTTGTAAGGAAAGCTCTATGGGTCTACAGCAGGTTTTTGATAAGTTTCTGCATTTAGATGCACATCAGGAGCCAACCTGCTTGGGAGCTCAAGAGCCTTCCTTTTGCACTGCAGACTTCTGTACAGTTTGTTGTGATTTAAGCTCACAATTAGCCGAGCactctgtcttttcttcttagCTAGGAAAAATTGCCTTTGGAAGCAGTATTTCCCAAGCTCCCCAAATCCAGTGGTCCACCTTCTAGACTGGGCCAGCAACTGActtcttttcagaagcaaatttcttctgtgttttttcatttttctgctgcattaTGATCTTGAAAATCAGCTGAAAGAATAAGGGAAATGAATTCAGAGTTATCTGGACTGTAACATAATAGCAAAACACCCAAGCACATTCCTCAGTCAACAAGCCTATCTAAAATTCCACCCGTCCTCCAAACACAATCCCACGTTCCCGGGGACATTCTCACTCAcaccaaaagggaaaaaaaaaaaagcagtaatttcaaTGGCTCGGTGTGTAAACAGGCTCTTCTCATTTACCTTCCCTTGAGGTAAAGCAATAAAGAGGTAATCCCCACCCGGCCCACACTCCCAAATGTAATTTCTGACTCTCTGGCCTGAGGTTAAACCTTGTTCGGTACCCACGTTGTAGAGCATGCACAGTTAACTAACTTGCCCCAAAAGGCTTTTCCAAAACACAACTCTGAAGTCCACGTTAGCCAACAAGTGCGTGCAGGTACCCGACTCCATCCCGTTGCACAAACGCTGACTCTTGTGCAACAAAAGCCAGCAGGCACTCTGAGGACACTTCACACGCTCACACAAATCCTTCCCGTAAGGGACCAGCAGTGTCCGTACTGCCACCCCAGAAATTCTCATGCTCTGACTCCACGAAGAAAGGCACAGCTCCCTCTTTGAAGTGGTTCCTGTGTTTACAGGAACAGCACGCTCCGGCAGACAGCAAAGCCATCGGCTGCTACAACCGGGTGTATCTCTGCACTAACAAAACAGTGCCAAAGCAGAACTCCAGTTAATCATCTTAAAATACCTTTCCCAATAAAAACCTGCATCTCAACGTGTGCAGTAGGGATATATCTCCCACTACAAGGGAGTGTAAAGCCTGCACGGCAATATATATTCATCCTCCCTGCACGGCACCCAGTTAATAGGCTAAAAGTATTAACTCAAAGGTGGAAGTATCCCGAAGGGGAAGGCATCAGCCAGACACGCTATAGGATGGTGCATGTGAGCTGTTCCAGCCCAACCAAGTACATTGTGTACTGTATTTCAGtacagtttgtgtttttctcaaGTTCAGAAATGGACTTTGTTCCCCCCTCCTCTAACCCCCTGATGCTGATTTACAGACTATTATTACAAGTTTTTTCCATAGCCACGTCTAACTCAAGCATGACATGCATGTACTGTCTAGCTGAGAATAAAGCAGCTTAGACAGGGAAATAAAGCATTAACACTTGGACTTTAAAGGCGAACAGGAATGCCAGGCACCTGCAAAAACAGGTATTTAAAGTCAAGCTTGAGaagctcttcatttttttactcTACTAATCTCATATGTAAACAGGAGGTGACaattttttagtttgtttatttttgtggagGTTGGAGGGTAACAGAAATGCCGTGGGGATAAAGAGCAACATTTAGGACTTGGGTAAGGTATTCCCACCACACAAAGCAGTCAGGAGTCGCTACCTACAACTTCAGGAAGAACCAGGCTACCTCTGCTGACAGCGATGTGCAAGACCGTACAGCTTCACAGTGCGAATGCTGCAATGGTGCCTAGCTCTTTTGTAACACTGCTAATCACCACACAACTTAGTTATCATAAAAGAATCAGGACATAACATTCCATCAAGCCCATTTTCTCACACTTGCTCTTCAAACACTTACTTATTGCTCCACACCAGATCCAGTTTATGCCTGCTTTTACACCACAAACTCCACACGTCTGTGTATTGTGCACGTGACCTACAAAACATTCGAGTTGCCCCAGTGAGCACCAGCCAAACCACGTTCTTGCGAGGACAGCTTATTCCAGCCACACTTCCCAGGTGAAACAAACCAACCCAGCGAGGTCGCTACGATCCCAACAGCGCCACGTATACGAGGGGCTCCTGCTGGCTCTGAGAGTCTCGAGCACCCCAGGAAAAGCACAGCACATCGAGGTGCCAGTGCCACTGCTTCTCCGTCTCAGTAACACGTGCATTCGCCCAGTAGCCTACCTGCTGGTTTTTAAGAACACTCTCGAAGAGTTTGGGgtctctgcttctctcctttGTCTCTCACAGCAGAGTCCAACGAGAAGCATCCCCTCCGCGGACACCGCCTCAGGTGCGgaggcaggctgagcagccGCTGGCTTTCTGGACAGCTTGGGGATTACACGGGGCCGAAATGCCTACAGCTGCCATTGTTTTACCCACAGCAGACGGAACTGATGATCACAGTGGGAAAAATACTCGGCTAGATCCTAGCAAAGATAAGCCCTGGCAACAAAAAGAACCTGAGGCAAACTTGAATTGTGAGGCAAGAGCAGTGCCACAGTTTCTGTGCAATCAATTGCAAAAGCAATCGAAACGGCTCATTTATGCATTAGTGTCATGAAATTGAGCTTTAAACTGCAACAAAGGAAGATGTCACGGAAGCTACTCTACCCACCTGTTCCTCTGCTTTGCATTATAACTGAGATCATTAAAGAAATGCTTGACATTACAGCTCAGATGATTAAAAATGCTTCATGCTTGTCTGTGATGCAGACACCAACTTCTCTACATTTAAAGGTATTTGCTGTGTGAAAAAGTTTCTGCctaaaaacagggaaaaaagtcTGATTATGCCATTTTATCCAAGCAAACCTTTCCTGCCTTCCCATCTCCTTTTTCAAACATAATCAATGTGGAGTTTGGATTCCTTTAAAGCAAAGGCCTCCGAGGAGCAGTTAATCCCAGTCCTAGAAGTTGAAACAGTTCACTTTGCTAATAGCTGTATTACTTAGAATGACAAAAGATAATCCATCcgcaaatattttattaacaggTGCTGCTTGAAGAACTTATTTTCCGTCAGTGCTACGAGAGTATTACTGGTTTTACTTGGCAACGTAAATCAGCAAGGCAAAAGCGAAGTGCACTTCGAAGTGCACTGCTAGGAAAGGAACTGAAATGAGCAATGCAAGACCCAAAATTAAGCAAAGCAAAGTTTAAGGACCTGAAGAAGTCACTTCTTCGCCTCATACATTGGAACAGGTGAAAAACCTCGGAAGTTGGGACCCTTTCACCATCAGATGAGTCATTTGGCTAGGAAAAACCACACCTTCGCTACCCAGGGATGCTGCCAAGTCCATACCAGCAGTCTCAAGCCCTGAAAATCCCCAGATGTGTATCTTCCAATGACAATAAGTGTAAGAAATTTACTGTCACTCGTCCTCACCCTTTCAGCTGTGTTTGGCATACCATCTGCAAATGATTAACTGTTAAAAGGCACAATCTCCTTCGCACTACATGAACACAATCCTGAACAGTTCCAGCTCTACACCAATGGTGGACTCCGGTTACACACGTGCCTTGCACtcacatcttttaaaaacagatttgggAGCCCCTCAGTACTTCAGCTTTCAGAACAGAGAATTATCCCAAAAGCTCTTGGTAAGCTACAAGTGAGCATGACTTTATGTCAACGTGACATAAAACTGGCCTAAAGCTCCCTGAACAACTGCACAAAGAGGGATGAAAGGCCCTTGATCCTACACTCAGTAACACAGATACGTGTTATATTTTCATGAGAGCAATTAACAGCACGCTCCATTTGCAACTTATATGCGAGCTTACATGGTTGCAGCCTCGAGTGAAATCACATACTGGGAACGATCCTACATGTTCACATCCTTCAGCAGTTTTAAACCTGTTACAGTTTAACTGCTGATTAATCCTTGGCAGTTTTAGAAAGTCCAGGTTTTACCTAAAaggcacaaacagaaacaggaaaggcagccccagccactgctgctaCCGGCCCTCTAAGCAAAGGCTTCTCGCTGCCAcctgaagcagcagagcaggggaacCTTCCGTCCCTGCACGCACAGCTCCGGCacagctggaggctgcagcagcacagctacaAGGGGTGCAGGTGGCAGCGAGCACCAGATCGAGGCACATGTAGCAGGTAACTTGGTCACAGCCGGCTCGCTAACTCCTGGTATTGCTATTCAAAGCATAGACAACGCTTGGTTTGAAGAGCATCAGTAAGGTAAACAAAGCGAACAGCCTTGGGCGCGCTGCTTTGCGTGGGCAGGAGTAACTCAGGCACCGCCTGCTGCCACAGAAGGCTGCAGCTCTCGCAGGCACTCAGCGAGCCCAGCTTTTCTCCATAGAGATGTGGGGCAGGCTCTCAAGGACAGGCGATAAGCGGGAAGGAGAGCAGCCGGAGCTGGAGAGCTGTGCAAggtgccctccctcccccaccaGCATCCAGCactggaaagagagaggaagctGGGCAGGGTGTCTCTCGAAACCACCCCGAGGCCAGAAGTGAACTGGAACGGTCAGGAAGTCTGAAATGGTTCAGTTACCACACGCAGAAGTAATGCAGGTTCACAGCACCGGGAACTATCCCCTCTCCGCTTTCTGTTCTGACCCGCTCAGCACATTTCGGTGACTGTTATCCAAACAGTAAGTTTTGTCCCAGAGGTGAAACGAGCTCTAGGGAAACGCGCTTCGACAAAACCTAACGTATTAACACAAGGCCGCGCAGAAATTGCCAAAGTCCAAGCTGACCAGCTCACGGTGGGACAGGGCAGGGCGTGGATGGAGCTGGTGACCTGTTATCACAGGCAGCCACCGCAAGGCTTCGGTGCTCACGGTTAGTTTGgtctcttcccttctctgaaCTTCAGCATTCAGGAACTAACCCACAATCTCACCCAATTGGCTACACACCTGCTAAATTTATTCCTGGCAAGatttttttagatttatttatggCAACATCCTCCTTTAGGCAAAACTAGATTAGCGGAGATACGCATGTCAGATAAAGTAGCACTTAAGAGAAATACCGTCAAAAATCAGGATGATGAAAGAGCAAATCTTCTAGATTAAAGAGTCCAAGGTTAATTTTGTACTAATAAGGCATAAGGACATAAGtcatttttaatcttcagtTTTCAGGTGGATTTTAATGAAACATCATTCAAACCTTGTCCTCTCCTTCCTGAACACCCCTgcaaagcagaagcacagaagtgGCTGAAATAAAGCTAACAGACTTTTTCATCCAAGCCTTGTGAAGGGGATGGGAACTGGAATTTCTGCCAAGGTCCTGGCACGTGTCTGGGATCGAGGGTCTCCCTGACTTTTTCTCTTAGTCTTTCCTTAAAACACATGCGCGTTTTTGCCAGtattaaaaacatcttcccctgCCTTGGAGAAAAAACGACTTTTTTTACTCATGTTAGTGATGCACGTACAGGTAAGCGAAGGTGAGGCTTCTGCCAAAGGCAACCAGCTCCTCCTCAGAGCTCAAAGTCTGGGCTGGAGCGGGTTTGCTCAGGCGACAGCCGCAGGGAGGGCAGGGTTGCTGACCCCTGGCTCGCTGAAGCATGGCCGTGCCACCAGCACGCcgcggggcagggggctgtgccCTGGCTTGCAAGGGCTCGGCGAGGGGCGAGCAAAGCGCCCTGGGGCAGCCAGGCCCCCTGCCCGCACAGCCAGGCGAGGCTGCGAGCAACAGCTCGCTTGGTTCCGAGAGGCCGGTAACGGATGAAATAACCTTGCCCCGACCCCCAAGCCCCGTCCTGCAGCCGCCCACCTCCTCCAGCGCCCCGGGGCTCTCCCGGGCCTCCGCCTCCCTCCCGCAGCACCGCGGAGGACGGCGCTGCTCAGGGAccggggggcggccccgcggcccccacGGCGACAGCACCGGGGCAGAGCCGCTCTGGGTGCCCTGCAGCCGCCAGGCCTCACCTCACCTCTGCCCGCCGGCGCCGCCCGCCGCATCCCGGCCTCCGCCAAGGCCTCGCTCCGCTCCGGCTCCGCTCCGGCTCCGCTCCGCCCCACCGGGCCCGAGCGCCCTGCGCCGGCGCCGCCGCGTCAGCCCTGCGACGGGGCGGGGGGCACGGGCGGCCGGTGAGCAGAGCGCCTGCGCccggccggcggggccggggccgggaaGGACCGGGCAGGGCCCCTCGGGAAGGGCCCGGGCCcaggcgggcggcggggcggcggacGCCTCCGTCCCGCAGCTGAGGGAGACGCTGCTGGAGAGCGGGGGACGGGGCCTGCAGGGTGccccctcctcagcaggacGCCTtagtagccttttttttttttcttaataataaatCATTGAGGTCTTAATCTGTGGATgtgtttgtgaaaaataaaataaaaataaaataaaataaaataaaataaaataaaataaaataccataaCTTAGAGTTCTCTTGTAGTTAACTCCCACCACACCATAACTTGAGGACTTCTCCTGTAGTTATTGCCATCACACCGTTAACTTGAGTTCCCTTGTAGTTACTCCCACCACACCATAACTTCAGGAGTTCTCTCTCTTGTAGTTACTCCCACCACAGCATAACATCAGGAGTTCGCTTGTAGTTACTCCAGCCCTAGCAGCCTGACAAAACCACCCGGCCTGCAACCACAGATGCGGGCAGGCCTTCCCCTGGCTGTGGTGGGGGCAGTGGGATTTGTCCCTCCCTGTGGTGCCTGCTGTGGGACACTTCACATCTCTGCATCCCGGTTCCCCTTCCTgaagaagggggaagaaaatactgtcTGTTCTGGCTGGTGTGCTGTGTTACAGAGATGTCATGAAAGTGGGAAGTGCGCCAAAGCCATTTTTGTTGCTGGGCGGAGAAAGGTTGCACTTCCTCTCACTGGGTAGCCcctgtgaggagaagctgaaggaatttctctctctctcaaaaaaaaaaaaaaaaaaaaaaaaaaaaagagcattgaAGCAGGGAAGATTGGGAAACAGCCACAATGCATCATTTTTTGCTAAAAGTCTGTAGAACGTGAACTATTTTGTGATCATGCAGTATCCATTATGCTGTGCATTCCTCCAGGAATTGCAGTATCCAGGCCATGGGTTGTGAAATTCtgtaacaaagaaataaaaaaagggatATGGAAGACAATGCGGTAACACACCATCAGAACAGAACAGTCAGTGCCAGACTGAGAGTTGctggcttttatttgtttgtttgaaaaaatgTCCAGGCCAGCTCTCTCATTAAATACAGTGCTTTCCTAAGCAACCATTTGCTCTTCCTGTACAGTAAATCCAGCCAAAGATGGGCTAAGCAGTTTCAGAGCAACAGGATGAGTCCTCTGGCCTTTATGAAACACACAGTAAACAGGGTGCACAATGCAAGACTCAGGCTGTGAAGGTAAAACAGGAATATAATAAATGGAAAGAGGATTCCTCCCCCAACCCATCgcagtgctgctgtgttctCTGGCTCTCTAACAGCACCTCTGCACTTGAGTCATGGCCTGACCCAGGCAATCATTAGTACCGTCTACTTCAGGCACTTGAGGCACATAAATGAGAGCCCAAGTTCATGAGATCCTCTTAAAAATCATGATTTgactttctaatttttttcttcttttacaagccttctggttttgcttgtgAGGATCAGTCTTATCACAtgtttctgcttcctccttGTCCACGAGGGCTAGTAGCAGATCTTTAAAAACTGGAAGCTGAGATTCTCAGATGAGTAAACACTGTAAACTGCACGCTGTAAACACTGAGGCTTTAAAGAATGCATGAAAGACATGAGACttgtgaaaattaataaataaataaaaggcagacTTGGCAATGCTGACAGAAAGGACTGAATACCAACTGCATTACTGCAACATTTTTGTGGCCAAACTTGCAGCCTCAATGTTTTAATGACGGGAGACTTTACTGCATTTAACAGAAGCCTGGATTTGattctttcagaataaaaggGCCTTTGAACACTTTGTAAATGCAGCTTCCTGGCTTCATTGATCACTGACACAAACACCAGAACTAAATCTCCTACTTCTTGAGCTAAAGCACCAATCCTGCTAATTTGGGCAGCAGTGAGCTTGGATAggaagcagctgctggaaaaaGCCATGTAGTATGAGCTGAACCAGTTAGCTGCCATGTGTGTCGTATAGCCAAGCAAGAATACAGCCAAGGTAAATCTTCATATAACCATGTTTTATTTGGAGGCTGCTAACAGTCAGTCTGAATTCACAAAAGAATGCAAATAGCCACATCAGGAAACTCAGCAAAAGATTATTCAAACTGGTGGGgtttaagaaggaaaatgaaaattttctctgttgtcactgccttcttttccacttctgaataagaataaaattaaggaCCACTCTTGCACATTCCATAGCTTCAAGTTGCGATGGAAAGACTATACTGGCAGAAATACCCATACATCTCAGCACATACTTGACAATAGAGACATTGGAAGGATTGTTCTTAAAttacaacaaagcaaaaaagctttttaaaaaggtacATTCACAGCAAGTAAACTCTAAACTAAATGCAGCTATGGACAACAGAGCATTGGCTACTCCTTGGGCCATGCTCTGGGAAGTCTGAAGTTTCTCCTAACTTTCTGATGTTAATCCTATAGCATAGTAATACAAGGGGTGTGAAGGAAGCAATACTGCAACAGAAATAATCCAGACTCTGTGAGGAAACACCTTCACAACACAATCTTGTCTTTGTGCTTTCAGCCCCTTCCCAGTTGCTGAAGAGATTCTCAAGCAGTCGGagcagctctgtccctgctgctggctcccctGCGGCCACCTCACATGGTCGTCCTCTGCCCTGTTTGCTCAGCTTGCCCTTCCTGTCAAGGACGAGTGCACAGCAGCTCCTGATAAAAAAAGATCACTTCAGCATACCTCAGAGGCAAATCTCCTAAAATTCAAACAATGGCTTCTGTCTCACAGTTaacaaaaagcagtatttccttttccttcaaattaGTGGCTTGATAAAGCTTAAGTTCTCATTCACTATCCATGTATTACACTGACTGGCATTTTTGAAACACCAAGAGGGCTTTGGCTGTGATCCCACATCACTGTTTGATAGGTGCAAACTTTACTGAAGAGGCTGTGAAACTTCCAGCAGCTCATCTCACCTACATCCCGGTTACCCCAAAGCAAGGGCTGGCAACCTAACGTATGCAGTAAACTCTGACTTGGATCTCCAAAGTGACtgggtttaaaacaaacaaaaaccaaccaaccaaccaccaccaacaaaaaaaacaccactgcttTTTCAGAGCAGATTCCTCATAGCTGGCTTTGATCTCAGTGTGTGCTCTGTGCCTGCACAATTAATTCAAGGGAACTTCTGGCCGATGTGTGGGTGAGGCAATCTCTGACATTTCTGTCATTGCAGAGTAAATTTTTCAGTCCCTCTTCTGTGACCATAACCCAATTATGTAAATACAGTTAGATTTTAGAGTACAAAACCACTCTCACTTGTACATTTACTCgaattttaaatatctgtcCTTTCATAGTTACAACACTGACAAGGATTCCAGAGGGAAGGATAATCTTcttgaaggagaaaggaagcttAGTGATTGAGGATGACACACATTAACACTGCTCCACAACAAACTCCTAGCCTGAACCTCCCGTACCTGGCATTTCAGGACAGTGCTTCACCCCACAACAGCCACAAGCACTTGTCAGTCGGAGGCTGTTGCCTCTGTTGTTCAGCCTGTAGGgcagaaaataacttctgttcCCAGTCCACCTTACATGCAGTCAGAATAGCTTGGGCCACCTCCATCAGCTGCCCAGCATCATGCTGAAGAATGTAGAGCCACAGCCCATCAGCTCAGCTGCGGCACTCTGAGTGCCCTCAAACAGGTGGGAGCTGTAAATGGGAGCAGTAAAGTTCCAAACCTTCCTTGCTGCTTGCAAAGTGAACAAGTTTCCACACCGTGTCCTACAGGACACGGACAGGgctgcttccctgccctgcaggcatgttttgaaaacaagtgGATTGAAGTCAACAGGCCCTAGAGATAACTGTAAAAGGGACTGTGCAAGTGAAAGAAAGGCGCCCTTAACACAGTGTTTAGCTTCTGACTTGAATACTCCATAATTACATCTTGCTGTTTGCCTGCGCTGCACAGACCAGAGCTCACTGAGACCGCGGATAAACTATATTTAAACTCACTCTTGCAGGTACCACAGGCAGTGTTGTCATGGCACCAAACCACcgcaggctgcagagcccatTTGTGAAACAGAAGCTGTGCAGGTGACTGCACTGCGCTGTAGCTCACCAGGGCTGCTGCTAGTTCCAGGTTCACTTCTACAGGT from the Cygnus olor isolate bCygOlo1 chromosome 9, bCygOlo1.pri.v2, whole genome shotgun sequence genome contains:
- the SENP5 gene encoding sentrin-specific protease 5 isoform X1, translated to MLLQKEWNGTCGPLTTRKRSKFSHNTVKKRSLFMMHKKLSMVKFRYRIRKSPELRARGKTCKLRKIKPRWVEKVTRDHRETFQRDFEGGLCNWFSYWKSKSDRLWNRYSLSDMNNNTPKSAGEEKEVRASETCHAQDALPCAELGSEEPGSGGQDGAAGAVLPELRAGASPEAGTLPGVEAAEALAEDRSSDTSISVTGKEMAVSGQDDAEPSELMGVDGMMPLQSSLQDSDVSDNFANGPSSMELAQNEDNSSQMEVEGSLNLDIFSAKLLDHPYCKSPLEEPSPESTGLKSGTQKGGKRNSQKTSGVADEQLATWLCGFLDEVMKKYGSLVPLCEKDVMGRLKEVFNEDFSHRKPFITREIMKYREKHPKTSTCNFRVFYNKHMLDMDDLATLEGQNWLNDQIINMYGELIMDAVPEKVHFFNSFFHRQLVTKGYNGVKRWTKKVDLFKKTLLLIPIHLEVHWSLITVNIPSRIISFYDSQGIHFKFCVENIRKYLLTEAKEKNRPEFLQGWQTAVTKCIPQQKNDSDCGVFVLQPFPFPQYCKCLALDQPFQFSQEDMPRVRKRIYKELCERQLID
- the SENP5 gene encoding sentrin-specific protease 5 isoform X2, with protein sequence MLLQKEWNGTCGPLTTRKRSKFSHNTVKKRSLFMMHKKLSMVKFRYRIRKSPELRARGKTCKLRKIKPRWVEKVTRDHRETFQRDFEGGLCNWFSYWKSKSDRLWNRYSLSDMNNNTPKSAGEEKEVRASETCHAQDALPCAELGSEEPGSGGQDGAAGAVLPELRAGASPEAGTLPGVEAAEALAEDRSSDTSISVTGKEMAVSGQDDAEPSELMGVDGMMPLQSSLQDSDVSDNFANGPSSMELAQNEDNSSQMEVEGSLNLDIFSAKLLDHPYCKSPLEEPSPESTGLKSGTQKGGKRNSQKTSGVADEQLATWLCGFLDEVMKKYGSLVPLCEKDVMGRLKEVFNEDFSHRKPFITREIMKYREKHPKTSTCNFRVFYNKHMLDMDDLATLEGQNWLNDQIINMYGELIMDAVPEKVHFFNSFFHRQLVTKGYNGVKRWTKKVDLFKKTLLLIPIHLEVHWSLITVNIPSRIISFYDSQGIHFKFCVENIRKYLLTEAKEKNRPEFLQGWQTAVTKCIPQQKNDSDCGVFVLQYCKCLALDQPFQFSQEDMPRVRKRIYKELCERQLID
- the SENP5 gene encoding sentrin-specific protease 5 isoform X4, producing the protein MLLQKEWNGTCGPLTTRKRSKFSHNTVKKRSLFMMHKKLSMVKFRYRIRKSPELRARGKTCKLRKIKPRWVEKVTRDHRETFQRDFEGGLCNWFSYWKSKSDRLWNRYSLSDMNNNTPKSAGEEKEVRASETCHAQDALPCAELGSEEPGSGGQDGAAGAVLPELRAGASPEAGTLPGVEAAEALAEDRSSDTSISVTGKEMAVSGQDDAEPSELMGVDGMMPLQSSLQDSDVSDNFANGPSSMELAQNEDNSSQMEVEGSLNLDIFSAKLLDHPYCKSPLEEPSPESTGLKSGTQKGGKRNSQKTSGVADEQLATWLCGFLDEVMKKYGSLVPLCEKDVMGRLKEVFNEDFSHRKPFITREIMKYREKHPKTSTCNFRVFYNKHMLDMDDLATLEGQNWLNDQIINMYGELIMDAVPEKVDLFKKTLLLIPIHLEVHWSLITVNIPSRIISFYDSQGIHFKFCVENIRKYLLTEAKEKNRPEFLQGWQTAVTKCIPQQKNDSDCGVFVLQYCKCLALDQPFQFSQEDMPRVRKRIYKELCERQLID
- the SENP5 gene encoding sentrin-specific protease 5 isoform X3 → MLLQKEWNGTCGPLTTRKRSKFSHNTVKKRSLFMMHKKLSMVKFRYRIRKSPELRARGKTCKLRKIKPRWVEKVTRDHRETFQRDFEGGLCNWFSYWKSKSDRLWNRYSLSDMNNNTPKSAGEEKEVRASETCHAQDALPCAELGSEEPGSGGQDGAAGAVLPELRAGASPEAGTLPGVEAAEALAEDRSSDTSISVTGKEMAVSGQDDAEPSELMGVDGMMPLQSSLQDSDVSDNFANGPSSMELAQNEDNSSQMEVEGSLNLDIFSAKLLDHPYCKSPLEEPSPESTGLKSGTQKGGKRNSQKTSGVADEQLATWLCGFLDEVMKKYGSLVPLCEKDVMGRLKEVFNEDFSHRKPFITREIMKYREKHPKTSTCNFRVFYNKHMLDMDDLATLEGQNWLNDQIINMYGELIMDAVPEKVDLFKKTLLLIPIHLEVHWSLITVNIPSRIISFYDSQGIHFKFCVENIRKYLLTEAKEKNRPEFLQGWQTAVTKCIPQQKNDSDCGVFVLQPFPFPQYCKCLALDQPFQFSQEDMPRVRKRIYKELCERQLID